From the Merismopedia glauca CCAP 1448/3 genome, the window AAAAGAGTCAGCAAATACTTTAAAAGTTGCTCATCAGGCATTTGATAAGTTACAACATGGTTTAGCAACAGGGGAGTGGAACCCTATGTTAGATCTGCTGACAGAAGACTTTAGTTTTTGGTTTCCAGTCGGGCCATACCACGGTTTAAATATTGGTAAGGAGAAGGCTAAAGCTTTTTTTGAGTATGTCTCAGAAGTATTTGGTCAAACAATTAAACTGACTAGTCTAGAACGCATTACCAGCAATGAGACGACAGTTGTGTTTGAGTTTCGAGATGAAGGAATGATG encodes:
- a CDS encoding nuclear transport factor 2 family protein; amino-acid sequence: MTKESANTLKVAHQAFDKLQHGLATGEWNPMLDLLTEDFSFWFPVGPYHGLNIGKEKAKAFFEYVSEVFGQTIKLTSLERITSNETTVVFEFRDEGMMGKKPYKNRIAVSFDVRGDKICSYREYFGSDGQSN